Sequence from the Maribellus comscasis genome:
GAAATTTTGCCGCAGTTTTAATAATGTCGACAAAACAGGTGGAGACTTCATCCAGAAGATATTCCCAGTCGCTGTTTCTATGTGGAAAGGTGAGTTGTAAAAACGATTGTTTTTCCCATTCTGCCGGAAGTCTTTTTCTATTTTCTTTCTCCATTTAGTTTTTTATAAATACATAAGATAAATATTTGTCAAAATTATAATTTAAAAGAATGAAATATCTTTAAAAGTTTACAGAAAAGGCACTCCTTTTTTTATTATGATTTTTGTGTTTTTTTTAAACGGGAAAAGTTTTCATTTTTGCCATTCAGAATTAAATTTGCAGCCTTTTTTACCAAATTAAGTTATAGTCATACCAGTTGAAAGTCGTTAAAACATATACCGAGGCCGAACTTATTTCAGGTATCAGGAAAGATAATCATGATTCTTTTCAGAAAATATTTGAACGCTACAGTCAGCCTTTGTATCGTTTTTCGTTAAGCTATCTGAAATCAAAAGAAGCTGCTGAAGATGTTGTGCAGGAGGTCTTTACAAAGGTTTGGGCCAACAGGAAGGAGTTAAAGACAAATACTTCCTTTCAGTCTTATATTTTTACCATTGCTTTCAATTCCGTTCGTAAATATTTTAATAAGCTGTCAAAAGTAAATGGCATCAAACACGAAATTCTATTGGAATTCTCAAGAGAAGCAACAAATTTTGACAACCGGAACAATTTTCAACTCTTACTGGACAAGCTGGATAAATTAATTGAAGAAATGCCTGACAAAAGGAAACAGGTTTTTATAAAAAAGAAAATAGAGGAGAAATCATTAAAAGAAATTGCTGAAGAACTTTCTATTACACCCAAAACGGTAGAATATCATATTACAGAAGCAATGAAATTCTTAAAAAAAGAATTTGAAGAGTTAAGCGTTAAAGGGCTCATCTTCTTTTACTTATTCATAGATAAATAATTTTTTTGATTTTTTTTGTTTTTCCGACTGGGGATTTTCTGTTGTTAGGGATATAACCAGTGTTTGAAAAACACATTGGTAGCAAAATGTAGATTTAGTTTAGTTTAAATAAAGAAGGAAGTGTTATTTAAATTTAGCACTCCTTCTTTAATTAGTAAGAATGAAAGAGAATTTTGATTTACATATTTTAAAAAACTTTTCGAAAGGAAAATATTCTTATAATGATTATCTGAGCGTTAAGGAGTGGTTCGATAATGTAAAGGATTTTCCGGGATTTAAAGAAGAGTTGTCGGTTGAATGGGATGAGATAAACCGTAAAGAGTCTGATGAAGGGAAATCTCTTGACCATATTTTTGAAAAGATTCATTACAAGATTTTACTTGAGGATAATAAAAAAGAAAGAAGTTTTAATTTTTATAAATTATACCGGCAGGCGGCAGCTGTTTTACTGATACCGGTTTTTGCTTTTTTACTTTACTATCTTGTTCGCCCCGATAATAATAATCTGCTAAATTCAGGCTGGGTCGAAATAAATGCCCCCGAAGGAGCGCGCGTTGAGTTTTTTCTTCCGGATAGTTCTTCAGGCTGGCTTAACAGCGGTTCAAAACTAAAGTTTCCTGCGGTGTTTGAACAAAACAGAGAAGTTCAGTTACAAGGCGAAGCCTACTTTGAAGTGAAACATCTGGCAAATTCCGATTTTACAGTGGATGTTCCCGATTTTGACGTTAAAGTTTTAGGTACAAAGTTTAATGTGTTGTCCTATGCTGCTGATAGCCAAACCGAAGTTGTTCTGGCAGAAGGAAAAGTTGAAATAAGTGGGAAAGCCGGAAAGTTTAATCATACAATGACACCTGGGAAACGGGCAATTTTTAATCGTGAAACAAGAGTGCTAAATGTTGAAGAGGTTGATGCTGAAATGTTTTCAGCCTGGA
This genomic interval carries:
- a CDS encoding RNA polymerase sigma factor, which encodes MKVVKTYTEAELISGIRKDNHDSFQKIFERYSQPLYRFSLSYLKSKEAAEDVVQEVFTKVWANRKELKTNTSFQSYIFTIAFNSVRKYFNKLSKVNGIKHEILLEFSREATNFDNRNNFQLLLDKLDKLIEEMPDKRKQVFIKKKIEEKSLKEIAEELSITPKTVEYHITEAMKFLKKEFEELSVKGLIFFYLFIDK
- a CDS encoding FecR family protein, which produces MKENFDLHILKNFSKGKYSYNDYLSVKEWFDNVKDFPGFKEELSVEWDEINRKESDEGKSLDHIFEKIHYKILLEDNKKERSFNFYKLYRQAAAVLLIPVFAFLLYYLVRPDNNNLLNSGWVEINAPEGARVEFFLPDSSSGWLNSGSKLKFPAVFEQNREVQLQGEAYFEVKHLANSDFTVDVPDFDVKVLGTKFNVLSYAADSQTEVVLAEGKVEISGKAGKFNHTMTPGKRAIFNRETRVLNVEEVDAEMFSAWKDGFLVIDNESLEQVLSRIERWYNAEIIVEDETLKSYRFKATFKDEPLEEVLRLIALTTPIKYSIDKREFDANGILKKKIVHMTLKNN